In Eucalyptus grandis isolate ANBG69807.140 chromosome 4, ASM1654582v1, whole genome shotgun sequence, the following proteins share a genomic window:
- the LOC104441241 gene encoding lysine-specific demethylase JMJ18, with protein sequence MAKFESATESHPKEMSARWDPAEACRPIIDDAPVFYPTAEEFEDTLAYISKIRHQAESYGICRIVPPASWIPPCRLKEKDVWEHSKFSTRIQQIDLLQNREPMRKKRSRKRKRKRHSRRGTGKANANSELKPNSTSDCDEKFGFQTGPDFTLADFEKHAAGFKECYFGFKDAKSVQRTNVLTESNQRWEPSVEDIEGEYWRIVEQPTDEVEIFYGADLEAGAFGSGFPKAASTGNGGSSDQYVKSGWNLNNFPRLSGSVLSFEESDISGVLVPWLYVGMCFSSFCWHVEDHHLYSLNYLHFGDAKVWYGVPGSSASMLEKTMKMYLPDLFEEQPDLLNELVTQLSPSILRNEGVPVYRVVQQAGEFVLTFPRAYHAGFNCGFNCAEAVNVAPVDWLGHGQNAVELYSTQHRKTSISHDKLLFRAARAAVQDLWEQSLLKETPMNLKWNTVCGKEGVLTRAIKTRAEMEEERVKSLPNCVKLQKMGADFDLNDERECFTCFYDLHLSAISCKCSPERYACLRHADFSCSCEGDDKYVLLRYTIYELKRLTEALEGGSDAKVEWAGKDDDWVSVTGTGASLGIDRHVSGIKSSEPNESSLCSLKVVLSESQRDILNLRASPIKCEDSDNHNKVLSRNDDKYNYSIDLNIGIKPDEGENNTLEVTGGIRSLEDTCVSVCCEERKTIPHAIKRSLDMQLVRDSKSLEACAISEGNLPMSAMNNWNTSSHDDCKLFGVNLLFPNQHPAVLSSNLLTSKPVDGSRVKRSSYPIKEFTACVEPIHFGSIIAGKCWCSKQAIFPEGYKSRVDFFSVLNPGKICGYISEVVDAGLLGPIFKVTLEECPSVTFADTSAEKCWELVVQRLNQEILRQSSLGVQGQLPPFHMQRVNGLEMFGFLSPNIIQVIEALDPDHLCGEYWNNKCNETASFGDIGQRQ encoded by the exons GAATTTGAAGATACACTTGCATACATATCAAAGATACGTCATCAAGCAGAATCATATGGCATATGCCGGATAGTCCCACCAGCTTCCTGGATTCCTCCCTGCCGTCTTAAAGAGAAGGATGTATGGGAGCATTCAAAATTCTCCACTAGAATCCAGCAAATTGATTTGCTCCAAAATAGGGAGCccatgagaaagaaaagaagccgaaagaggaagaggaagaggcaCTCCAGAAGAGGGACTGGCAAAGCGAATGCCAACTCTGAGTTGAAACCTAATTCTACTTCAGACTGTGACGAGAAGTTTGGCTTCCAGACTGGACCTGATTTCACTCTTGCAGATTTCGAAAAACATGCTGCTGGCTTCAAAGAATGTTATTTTGGATTTAAGGATGCTAAGAGTGTTCAAAGAACTAATGTACTGACTGAGTCAAACCAAAGATGGGAACCCTCTGTAGAGGACATTGAGGGTGAATACTGGCGGATAGTAGAGCAACCAACGGATGAAGTTGAG ATATTTTATGGGGCTGATTTAGAAGCAGGTGCATTTGGAAGCGGATTTCCCAAAGCAGCTTCCACCGGGAATGGAGGCAGCTCCGATCAGTATGTAAAGTCAGGATGGAACCTGAATAACTTCCCTCGCTTGTCAGGCTCAGTACTATCTTTTGAGGAAAGTGACATATCAGGGGTTTTAGTGCCGTGGCTCTATGTTGGAATGTGCTTTTCATCATTTTGTTGG CATGTAGAGGACCACCACCTCTATTCTCTTAACTACCTCCACTTTGGCGATGCAAAAGTATGGTATGGAGTACCTGGAAGCAGTGCTTCCATGCTGGAGAAAACTATGAAAATGTATCTACCAGATTTGTTTGAAGAGCAACCAGATTTACTGAATGAATTG GTCACTCAGCTATCTCCATCCATTTTAAGGAATGAAGGGGTACCAGTATATCGTGTCGTCCAGCAAGCTGGGGAGTTTGTTCTTACTTTTCCAAGAGCTTACCATGCCGGGTTTAATTGTGGGTTTAACTGCGCAGAAGCAGTGAATGTAGCTCCCGTTGACTGGTTAGGGCATGGACAAAATGCAGTGGAGCTTTATAGCACACAGCATAGGAAAACATCAATATCTCATGACAAACTGCTGTTTAGAGCAGCTAGGGCAGCTGTGCAAGATCTTTGGGAACAATCACTCTTAAAGGAGACTCCAATGAATTTGAAGTGGAACACTGTTTGTGGGAAAGAAGGGGTTCTTACCAGAGCTATAAAG ACAAGAGCAGAGATGGAGGAAGAACGAGTAAAGTCCCTTCCAAATTGTgtgaaattgcaaaaaatggGGGCTGACTTTGATTTGAATGATGAGAGAGAATGTTTTACATGCTTTTATGACTTGCATTTATCTGCCATCAGCTGCAAGTGCTCCCCTGAGCGATATGCGTGTCTCAGACATGCAGATTTCTCATGCTCTTGTGAAGGAGATGATAAGTATGTCCTTCTCCGCTACACCATCTATGAACTTAAGAGGTTAACTGAAGCTTTGGAAGGTGGATCAGATGCTAAGGTAGAATGGGCAGGAAAAGACGATGACTGGGTTTCTGTTACTGGTACTGGAGCTAGTCTGGGTATCGATAGGCATGTAAGTGGAATTAAGAGCTCCGAACCTAATGAAAGTTCACTGTGTTCCTTGAAAGTAGTATTATCAGAGTCCCAGCGAGATATTCTGAACCTAAGAGCATCTCCCATTAAATGTGAAGATAGTGATAACCACAATAAAGTTCTCTCGAGGAATGATGATAAATATAATTACAGCATTGATTTGAACATTGGCATTAAGCCTGATGAAGGAGAGAACAACACTCTGGAAGTCACTGGGGGTATCAGAAGTTTGGAGGATACTTGTGTATCGGTTTGTTGCGAGGAGAGAAAAACCATCCCGCATGCAATCAAAAGATCATTGGATATGCAGCTTGTTAGAGATTCCAAGTCATTAGAAGCATGTGCAATTTCTGAGGGCAATCTTCCTATGTCTGCCATGAATAATTGGAATACGAGCTCACATGATGATTGCAAATTATTTGGGGTTAATCTTTTGTTTCCCAATCAACATCCTGCTGTTCTCTCCAGCAATTTGCTTACCAGTAAACCTGTGGATGGTTCCAGAGTGAAGCGCTCTAGTTATCCCATTAAGGAGTTTACAGCTTGTGTTGAACCCATTCATTTCGGTTCCATTATTGCAGGAAAATGTTGGTGCTCAAAACAGGCCATTTTCCCCGAAG GATACAAAAGTCGGGTTGATTTCTTCAGTGTGCTAAACCCTGGAAAGATTTGTGGCTATATATCAGAAGTTGTGGATGCAGGGCTACTTGGCCCTATCTTTAAG GTCACCCTGGAAGAATGTCCAAGTGTAACCTTTGCTGATACTTCAGCAGAGAAGTGCTGGGAATTGGTAGTGCAACGCCTAAACCAAGAAATTCTTCGACAGAGCAGCTTAGGGGTGCAAGGACAGCTTCCTCCTTTTCACATGCAGAGGGTCAATGGCCTTGAAATGTTTGGGTTTCTTTCCCCAAATATCATCCAG GTTATCGAGGCTCTGGACCCAGATCATCTATGTGGAGAATACTGGAATAACAAGTGCAACGAAACTGCATCTTTTGGCGACATTGGTCAGCGCCaataa